Part of the Tolypothrix sp. PCC 7910 genome, CTTCAGGGTTACCAGAACCTACAAGTACAAATCTTGCGGGGTGGCGGATAGAAATACCTTCCCGTTCGACAGTGTTCCAACCACTAGCGGCGGAGTCCAGCAATACGTCTACTAGGTGGTCATCTAGCAAGTTTACTTCATCCACATAGAGAATACCGCGGTTAGCTTTGGCTAAAAGTCCTGGTTCAAAGGCTTTTACACCTTCAGACAAAGCTTTTTCGATGTCGATGGTACCGCAAACCCGGTCTTCTGTAGCGCCTAAAGGTAAATCTACCATCTGCACTTTTTGGGGAACTGTAGGGATTTCTACCCCTTGTTCGAGCATTTGGCGAACTTCATCGCTCATCAAGTCGGGGTCGCTGGGGTCACTGTTGAAGGGGTCATTAGCAACAACAGAGATTTCTGGTAGCAGATCGGCCAGGGCCCGGATAGTTGTGGATTTACCAGTACCGCGATCGCCCATAATCATCACACCACCAATTTTGGGGTCAATCACGTTCAGCAACAGGGCCAGTTTCATTTCTTCCTGACCAACAATAGCTGTAAACGGAAATACCACACGTCGCGTA contains:
- the bchI gene encoding magnesium chelatase ATPase subunit I gives rise to the protein MSPTAQTTASTRRVVFPFTAIVGQEEMKLALLLNVIDPKIGGVMIMGDRGTGKSTTIRALADLLPEISVVANDPFNSDPSDPDLMSDEVRQMLEQGVEIPTVPQKVQMVDLPLGATEDRVCGTIDIEKALSEGVKAFEPGLLAKANRGILYVDEVNLLDDHLVDVLLDSAASGWNTVEREGISIRHPARFVLVGSGNPEEGELRPQLLDRFGMHAEIHTVKEPALRVQIVEQRSEFDQNPPGFLEKYQSEQEALQQKIVNAQNLLPQVTSDYDLRVKISEICSELDVDGLRGDIVTNRAAKALTALEGRTEVTVDDIRRVITLCLRHRLRKDPLESIDSGYKVEKAFARVFGVELPESDAAQKNGTGQKLGARG